A single genomic interval of Mesoplodon densirostris isolate mMesDen1 chromosome 8, mMesDen1 primary haplotype, whole genome shotgun sequence harbors:
- the FASTKD2 gene encoding FAST kinase domain-containing protein 2, mitochondrial isoform X2, whose product MNTRAGSFLWNLRQFSTLVPTGRTVRPYPSGFCRPKIAYSNWNPRKLLSNFDNKMKSSIRYLFQDTLIFKSGGDGFQTKGISTATVLTFDRLLCPRRLSFNSKHFVSDNGLKKNFHHEPSNEDVLTKRTKPTPINYRKLSQECNSLSDVLDIFSKAPTFPSSNYFSAMWTIAKRMSDDQKRFEKQLMFNHPVFSQLCEQIMREAKIMHYDNLLFSLHAVVKLGVPQNTLLVQTLLRVVQMKALKELDRFSVLNSQHMFAVLAAMNHCSIILLNECSKIVTSNIHGCPFKILISILQSCRDLQYFNMDLFKGIADYVATTFDIWKLKKVLFLLILFENFGFRPVSLMDLFMKKAADEPGFLNVKSLVSILHVYSSLNHFDKCWTHEFLEVMASALTGSLHHISSENLLNAVYSFCLMNHFPLAPINQLLQKDIIHDLLTSGDVERDVHKLHVVAACLKLDDVPCHKDTHLVLPRLPSMPLHPRAKVAEVLSSLLGEGRFSKSVWLPHNYYVDFEIRMDANRSQVLPFSDVDMVTSATDIQRVAVLCVPRSMYCLDSTHPRGFLAMKMRHLKVMGFHVIVVNNWEMEKLEMKDAVTFLKTKIYSPEALSTADINLQSTC is encoded by the exons ATGAATACCAGAGCAGGTTCCTTTTTATGGAACCTCAGACAATTCAGTACTTTAGTTCCAACAGGCAGAACTGTGAGGCCGTATCCTTCGGGATTTTGCAGACCAAAAATTGCTTATTCAAACTGGAACCCAAGAAAGCTCTTAAGTAACTTTGATAATAAAATGAAGTCATCTATTAGATATCTCTTTCAGgataccttaatttttaaatcagGAGGTGATGGCTTTCAAACAAAGGGCATAAGCACGGCAACAGTCCTTACATTTGACAGACTACTTTGTCCTAGAAGGCTGTCCTTTAACTCAAAACACTTTGTCTCTGATAATGGATTGAAGAAAAACTTTCATCATGAGCCTTCCAATGAAGATGTTCTCACCAAGAGAACAAAACCAACCCCGATCAACTATAGAAAACTGTCTCAGGAGTGTAATTCCCTGAGTGATGTGTTAGATATATTTTCAAAAGCACCTACATTTCCTAGTAGTAACTATTTCTCAGCCATGTGGACAATTGCCAAACGGATGTCTGATGACCAGAAGCGCTTTGAAAAACAGTTGATGTTTAACCACCCTGTGTTTAGCCAGCTATGTGAACAAATTATGAGAGAAGCCAAGATCATGCACTACGACAACCTGCTGTTTAGTCTTCATGCTGTGGTGAAGCTCGGGGTCCCTCAGAATACGCTACTCGTACAGACTTTGCTGAGGGTGGTCCAG ATGAAGGCCTTGAAAGAATTAGACCGGTTTTCTGTTTTGAATAGCCAGCACATGTTTGCAGTACTGGCCGCCATGAATCACTGCTCCATTATCCTTTTGAATGAGTGCAGTAAGATAGTCACAA GTAATATCCATGGgtgtccttttaaaatattgatcaGCATATTGCAGTCTTGCAGAGACCTCCAGTACTTTAATATGGATCTTTTTAAGGGAATAGCAGATTATGTGGCTACAACTTTTGACATCTGGAAGTTGAAAAAA gttctttttctCCTCATCTTATTTGAAAACTTTGGCTTTCGCCCTGTTAGTTTGATGGACTTGTTTATGAAGAAAGCAGCAGATGAACCTGGCTTCCTAAACGTGAAAAGCCTTGTCTCTATTCTTCATGTGTATTCTTCTCTCAATCACTTCGACAAATGCTGGACTCACGA GTTTCTAGAAGTTATGGCTAGTGCTCTGACTGGTAGTCTTCACCACATCTCTTCTGAAAACCTGTTGAATGCTGTGTATTCGTTTTGCTTGATGAACCATTTTCCCCTGGCCCCTATTAATCAGCTTCTTCAAAAAGACATCATCCATGATCTGCTGACGTCAG gtgatgTGGAGAGGGATGTTCACAAGCTTCATGTTGTGGCTGCCTGTCTAAAGCTTGATGATGTTCCTTGTCACAAGGACACACACTTAGTGCTGCCACGGCTGCCCTCCATGCCATTACATCCACGTGCAAAGGTTGCCGAGGTGCTGAGTAGCCTTCTGGGAGAAGGACGCTTCTCAAAAAGTGTATGGTTGCCACATAATTATTATGTTG attttgaaATCAGAATGGATGCTAACAGGAGCCAGGTGCTTCCATTTTCTGACGTGGATATGGTAACTTCTGCTACAGATATTCAAAG agtaGCTGTACTCTGTGTTCCTAGATCTATGTACTGTTTGGATTCAACCCACCCCAGAGGATTCCTTGCTATGAAAATGCGGCATTTGAAAGTAATGGGTTTTCATGTGATCGtg GTCAATAATTGGGAGATGGAAAAACTAGAGATGAAGGATGCAGTCACATTTTTGAAGACTAAAATCTATTCACCGGAAGCACTTTCTACTGCTGATATAAATTTGCAAAGCACATGTTAA
- the FASTKD2 gene encoding FAST kinase domain-containing protein 2, mitochondrial isoform X1 → MNTRAGSFLWNLRQFSTLVPTGRTVRPYPSGFCRPKIAYSNWNPRKLLSNFDNKMKSSIRYLFQDTLIFKSGGDGFQTKGISTATVLTFDRLLCPRRLSFNSKHFVSDNGLKKNFHHEPSNEDVLTKRTKPTPINYRKLSQECNSLSDVLDIFSKAPTFPSSNYFSAMWTIAKRMSDDQKRFEKQLMFNHPVFSQLCEQIMREAKIMHYDNLLFSLHAVVKLGVPQNTLLVQTLLRVVQERINECDEKCLSVLSTILEAMEPCKNVDVLRAGLWMLVDQQVWKIERVFTLQTVMKCIGKDAPIGLKRKLEMKALKELDRFSVLNSQHMFAVLAAMNHCSIILLNECSKIVTSNIHGCPFKILISILQSCRDLQYFNMDLFKGIADYVATTFDIWKLKKVLFLLILFENFGFRPVSLMDLFMKKAADEPGFLNVKSLVSILHVYSSLNHFDKCWTHEFLEVMASALTGSLHHISSENLLNAVYSFCLMNHFPLAPINQLLQKDIIHDLLTSGDVERDVHKLHVVAACLKLDDVPCHKDTHLVLPRLPSMPLHPRAKVAEVLSSLLGEGRFSKSVWLPHNYYVDFEIRMDANRSQVLPFSDVDMVTSATDIQRVAVLCVPRSMYCLDSTHPRGFLAMKMRHLKVMGFHVIVVNNWEMEKLEMKDAVTFLKTKIYSPEALSTADINLQSTC, encoded by the exons ATGAATACCAGAGCAGGTTCCTTTTTATGGAACCTCAGACAATTCAGTACTTTAGTTCCAACAGGCAGAACTGTGAGGCCGTATCCTTCGGGATTTTGCAGACCAAAAATTGCTTATTCAAACTGGAACCCAAGAAAGCTCTTAAGTAACTTTGATAATAAAATGAAGTCATCTATTAGATATCTCTTTCAGgataccttaatttttaaatcagGAGGTGATGGCTTTCAAACAAAGGGCATAAGCACGGCAACAGTCCTTACATTTGACAGACTACTTTGTCCTAGAAGGCTGTCCTTTAACTCAAAACACTTTGTCTCTGATAATGGATTGAAGAAAAACTTTCATCATGAGCCTTCCAATGAAGATGTTCTCACCAAGAGAACAAAACCAACCCCGATCAACTATAGAAAACTGTCTCAGGAGTGTAATTCCCTGAGTGATGTGTTAGATATATTTTCAAAAGCACCTACATTTCCTAGTAGTAACTATTTCTCAGCCATGTGGACAATTGCCAAACGGATGTCTGATGACCAGAAGCGCTTTGAAAAACAGTTGATGTTTAACCACCCTGTGTTTAGCCAGCTATGTGAACAAATTATGAGAGAAGCCAAGATCATGCACTACGACAACCTGCTGTTTAGTCTTCATGCTGTGGTGAAGCTCGGGGTCCCTCAGAATACGCTACTCGTACAGACTTTGCTGAGGGTGGTCCAG GAACGTATCAATGAGTGTGATGAGAAATGTCTTTCAGTTTTGTCAACTATCTTAGAGGCAATGGAGCCATGCAAGAACGTGGATGTTCTTCGAGCAGGATTGTG GATGCTAGTTGATCAGCAAGTTTGGAAAATAGAACGTGTCTTCACATTACAAACTGTAATGAAATGTATTGGAAAAGATGCACCTATTGGTCTTAAAAGGAAATTGGAG ATGAAGGCCTTGAAAGAATTAGACCGGTTTTCTGTTTTGAATAGCCAGCACATGTTTGCAGTACTGGCCGCCATGAATCACTGCTCCATTATCCTTTTGAATGAGTGCAGTAAGATAGTCACAA GTAATATCCATGGgtgtccttttaaaatattgatcaGCATATTGCAGTCTTGCAGAGACCTCCAGTACTTTAATATGGATCTTTTTAAGGGAATAGCAGATTATGTGGCTACAACTTTTGACATCTGGAAGTTGAAAAAA gttctttttctCCTCATCTTATTTGAAAACTTTGGCTTTCGCCCTGTTAGTTTGATGGACTTGTTTATGAAGAAAGCAGCAGATGAACCTGGCTTCCTAAACGTGAAAAGCCTTGTCTCTATTCTTCATGTGTATTCTTCTCTCAATCACTTCGACAAATGCTGGACTCACGA GTTTCTAGAAGTTATGGCTAGTGCTCTGACTGGTAGTCTTCACCACATCTCTTCTGAAAACCTGTTGAATGCTGTGTATTCGTTTTGCTTGATGAACCATTTTCCCCTGGCCCCTATTAATCAGCTTCTTCAAAAAGACATCATCCATGATCTGCTGACGTCAG gtgatgTGGAGAGGGATGTTCACAAGCTTCATGTTGTGGCTGCCTGTCTAAAGCTTGATGATGTTCCTTGTCACAAGGACACACACTTAGTGCTGCCACGGCTGCCCTCCATGCCATTACATCCACGTGCAAAGGTTGCCGAGGTGCTGAGTAGCCTTCTGGGAGAAGGACGCTTCTCAAAAAGTGTATGGTTGCCACATAATTATTATGTTG attttgaaATCAGAATGGATGCTAACAGGAGCCAGGTGCTTCCATTTTCTGACGTGGATATGGTAACTTCTGCTACAGATATTCAAAG agtaGCTGTACTCTGTGTTCCTAGATCTATGTACTGTTTGGATTCAACCCACCCCAGAGGATTCCTTGCTATGAAAATGCGGCATTTGAAAGTAATGGGTTTTCATGTGATCGtg GTCAATAATTGGGAGATGGAAAAACTAGAGATGAAGGATGCAGTCACATTTTTGAAGACTAAAATCTATTCACCGGAAGCACTTTCTACTGCTGATATAAATTTGCAAAGCACATGTTAA
- the MDH1B gene encoding putative malate dehydrogenase 1B, protein MAKFVLAGRADCPYYAKAELLADYLQTNLPDFRIHKITQHPDVWEEWLKELCKKNKWSHKNSPIIWRELLDRGGKGLLLGGYKEFLEHAQLYYGVTSSMTTELMKTVAQENLGAHIEKELEKEALKGLISPLQVWITSASAPACYNLIPILTSGEVFGPHMEIIINLFDNKQAEEKLTRLVNEAQDLASPFLQSVSVCTRAEEAFRQAHVIIILDDHVDKEVYSLEDCIRSRASLCHLYGSLIEKNAHDSVRIIVGGKTFVNLKTSLLMRYAPNFAHNIIAVALGVEGKAKAALARKLKTTPSCIKDVIIWGNISGNNYVDLRKAKVYRYESAVWGPPHYSRPVLSLIFDSEWVNREFVESLKKFTATGRQFGGILAAHSIATTLKYWYHGSPPGEIVSLGVLSEGQFGIPEGIVFSMPVKFENGTWVVLTDLEDIEISEQIMTRMTSDLIQEKLVALGELINFQPYQSEYKDLFSDLMSDDEKDLLLSDVDFLDLIPQTSSEKPHSQEHTHDSEGKTMEQ, encoded by the exons ATGGCCAAATTCGTACTCGCTG GTAGAGCAGATTGCCCATATTATGCTAAAGCAGAACTTCTGGCAGATTATTTACAAACGAATCTTCCTGATTTTCGGATACATAAAATTACACAACATCCTGATGTTTGGGAG GAGTGGCTGAAAGAGTTGTGTAAAAAGAATAAGTGGAGTCACAAAAATTCCCCCATCATCTGGAGAGAGCTGTTGGATCGTGGAGGAAAGGGTTTGCTTTTGGGAGGATATAAAGAGTTCCTAGAACATGCCCAG ctttactatggtgtCACCTCTAGCATGACGACTGAGCTGATGAAGACAGTTGCTCAAGAGAACCTGGGGGCACACATAGAAAAAGAGCTGGAGAAAGAAGCCCTGAAAGGTCTCATCAGCCCCTTGCAGGTCTGGATCACCAG TGCATCGGCTCCTGCCTGCTACAACCTAATTCCCATCTTGACAAGTGGTGAAGTGTTTGGACCACATATGGAAATTATCATAAACCTATTTGACAACAAGCAGGCAGAAGAGAAACTCACACGCCTTGTGAATGAGGCTCAGGACCTGGCGTCGCCCTTCCTGCAGAGTGTGTCCGTCTGCACCCGAGCGGAGGAGGCCTTCCGCCAGGCCCACGTGATCATCATCCTCGACGACCACGTGGACAAGGAGGTGTACAGTTTGGAAGACTGCATCCGAAGCAGGGCTAGTCTGTGCCACCTCTACGGATCCCTGATTGAGAAAAATGCTCATGATTCCGTCAGAATTATTGTGGGAGGAAAAACCTTTGTGAATCTCAAAACGTCTTTGCTTATGAGATACGCCCCAAACTTCGCCCACAATATTATCGCTGTGGCCTTGGGCGTAGAAGGCAAAGCGAAGGCAGCGCTGGCCAGAAAACTGAAAACGACTCCGTCAT GCATCAAAGATGTGATAATTTGGGGTAAtattagtggaaataactacgTCGATCTGAGAAAAGCCAAGGTTTACAGATACGAGAGTGCTGTTTGGGGACCTCCTCACTATTCACGCCCTGTTTTAAGCCTGATTTTTGATAG TGAGTGGGTAAACAGAGAATTTGTGGAAAGTCTTAAAAAGTTCACCGCCACAGGAAGACAATTTGGGGGCATCTTAGCTGCACACAGTATAGCCACTACGTTGAAATACTGGTACCATGGCTCACCCCCTGGGGAGATTGTGTCTTTGGGGGTACTGAGTGAAG GCCAGTTTGGTATTCCTGAAGGGATTGTCTTTTCTATGCCTGTGAAATTTGAGAATGGAACTTGGGTGGTTCTTACAGATCTCGAAGACATTGAAATAAGTGAACAAATAATGACCAGAATGACAAGTGATCTAATTCAG GAGAAACTTGTTGCACTTGGAGAGTTGATAAATTTTCAGCCATATCAATCAG AATATAAAGATTTGTTTTCTGATCTAATGTCAGATGATGAAAAGGATCTACTTTTGTCAGATG TAGATTTTTTAGATCTGATTCCTCAAACCAGCTCTGAAAAGCCACACAGTCAAGAACACACACATG attctgaaggcaaaactatggaacaGTAG